In the genome of Nitrospira japonica, one region contains:
- a CDS encoding CsbD family protein, with amino-acid sequence MNADTFKGKWGQFKGELKRQWGKFTDDDLMQIEGNYEKFLGKVQERYGEQKDEISGWADTWFQGPKPDQVEKKPVR; translated from the coding sequence ATGAATGCCGATACTTTCAAAGGGAAATGGGGCCAGTTCAAGGGCGAGTTGAAGCGGCAATGGGGCAAGTTTACCGACGACGATCTCATGCAAATCGAAGGAAACTACGAGAAGTTTTTGGGGAAAGTTCAGGAACGCTACGGTGAGCAAAAAGATGAGATTTCCGGGTGGGCCGATACATGGTTTCAAGGACCCAAGCCGGATCAGGTTGAGAAGAAGCCGGTTCGGTAG